A segment of the Amblyomma americanum isolate KBUSLIRL-KWMA chromosome 6, ASM5285725v1, whole genome shotgun sequence genome:
CCTCATTTCTTCGTACCGCGACGGTCAAAAGTCTGCAGGTTTTAAAGGCAGGCATTTCATTTTACCAAAACAGGATATGTCCGTCTAGGTGTTGTAGCTGGCCACCGTCTTCTATATGAACACATTAATTAACCTTAAATCCTAAGTTCCCAGCGGCTGCGAGCAGCTGACCAAAGCGGCGTTCGCACCTGGGACTCAACGGAGTCTGCTAGGAACCTATGGCTCCGGGCTGCCCggcattggaaactgaacctgtcAACGTTTAACGCTAAAGATTTATCCAGTGAGACTATCCTAGCAGTGCTATTTGAGGAACTAGATGGATTTAAATGGGGCGTCAtggggcttagtgaggttaggagggaCTATAAAGTATATAAAGTGCTAAAGGTGGGCACGTACTATGCTATCATGGTTTAACGGAGGGGCGAGAACCAAGTGTGGCACCCCTGGTCGATAAGGATATAGCTAACCACAGCGGTGGCTTTTGGCATAATTAAGCTTAATTATAGGTATAAAATTGAAGGTAGTACAAGCCTACGCGCCAAAATTCAGCCACGTTGAACAGATTTCCGACAGCTTCTGTGAAGACTTGGAATCGGCAATGAGTAAAGTGAGAGCGCAGTTTTGTACAAAACAAAATTTCGTACAAAACGTCATAACTTTAGAAAGAgcacattacgcttgaaattgCGAAAAAAATATGATGCTACCGGTGGTGGCGAGATATGCCTGCAAGAAAATGGCGGACGACGTGCTACCCCGCTCACTGTTTTGCAAAATATTAGCTAAATACGCTGcgttgcataaaaaaaaacagcttattTGCGACATGAAGGATgcgaaattcacctgaaacaaagaaatcgcaCCTAGGTGCAGCCCACTGTCAGAAAAAGCTACGGGTTTGTTTTGCACACTGCTGTGTACATAGCGTGCCAGATAGTTAACGGAGGGAACGAACTGCAGAGCATGACCATTTATCTAGACAGGAAAAGCAGAACGGTGGATCTAAAAGTAAAATGCAGAAAACTAATGTTCAACAACCTCGGAAGGGAACAGCCGTTTTCGATAGGCAGCGAAGTGTTTGCAAAGTGGTAATGGAatgcatctacttagggcaggtagtgaccaaaGTTCCGGACCACGACAGGGATATAACTAAGGAGAACaagaatggagtggagtgcaTTTTGGCAGGTACTCTCGGTTCGTGAATGTAGTTTCTATGTATCCCTCTAGGCataagtatataacagctgtgtcttaccggtagtcacctatgggcagaaacatggaggataatgaaaagggttcaacatGAACTGAGGACCACCGATCGAGCTATATGAGAAGGAAAATTaaagatgtaacgttaagagacaggaagagagcacagttggtcagggaacaaacgcgagttaatggcatcctagaCAACATGAACAAGAAGGTACGGGTtcgggcagagcatgtaatgcgaaggcaatataaccgatgATTGTTAAGGTTAACTGGCTAGATTCTACGAGAATgtaagcggagcaggggcggCAGGCAGTCaggaagtcaggtgggcggatgagataggaagttttgttttctttgcagaaGACAGTGGCAGCTGGCACAAGGCAAAGTTAATTAGAGATATATGTGACCAATATGTTTAGTTGTACTAAGGATGATGTTGACGACGATGATGCCTTCTCCGTCTGCGcgagcatttttttctgttccttgGCTTTGTTTGCACTGATTTTTGTGCAGAGAATTGTGCAGACATATATTTACCCGCATTTGGTGCACTCAAGCACCAGTCATGCCGATTAAGGCACACCTGCAGTTGTTGTCGTACAGCGCAGCAGGAGATACACTGAAAAGTTTGAAGCTGGACGGTTTCTGTTCGTAGGCGGCGCACCTAGCGCCAACTTCTCTGAAGCTTGCACTGGCCATTCATTCCCTTTCATATTGTGTTTGTCCTTTTTGTAATCACTGAAGCTCTGATCGAAAGTAGAAACAGGCTCACCAAGGAGGGATTAGTTATTCCGCTAGATATTTAGAAAACAGGTAGACAGAGAACATTTCATGCTCACCATACAATTGCATCTTTCGTGGGCTTAAGGGGGTACTCGGATTTGAAATCCAGAAAAACGGCCaaaacctgatttttttttgtaactgttgTAGCTGCTTGCAAGCCTCGTTTTCTTTCGGCTATCCCGAAGTTTAATTCCTGAAACCGACATGgcaagtacccccccccccccaaaaaaaaaaaaaaaattgtttcgtgaaCCGTCGTGGCTGTGCATTGCAGGGAAACGCTCGAACATTAGACGCGTTTTTCTCCGTTATGATTTCCTGCCTGGATATTCGCCTTTCGGCACAGAATTCTTAGCGACCGTTTTATCTATGTTGACCCCGTTTGTTTTTCTGTCCTCCAAATACCATAGTGCAGGCGAATGCATGGTTGGTTTTCAAGCTTGTGAACTTTAAATTTGTTGCATGAAATTTTATTCTCACTCCAGATATGTCACCGGACACAGCATCGCAAAAATTCAAAACCAAAATTTGTGATTAAAGGAAAAATTGaaagaatgtcttgacctgtGGCACATTAGTAGGAAGCACtgaatgttgaaccagccttctgGCGGATTTTATTAACTCTGCGGCGTTTTCACAAGATTCAGATGAAAAATAGATATAAAAAAATTTTCTGGAGATATAGCAGTGATATTTCATGAGAGtggtcataaaattatttctaatgtGGTCAGAAAATTTAATGTGaatacatcaagaaataaaaaaaagcaagtttTGCTGAAAGCTGCGTCCTCCTTAAATGAGATAGAACTGTAGCGATATTCTGACCGCCCATACTATATTTTTTTTATAGATGCGCGAAAGATATAGCTATGTGTCAATGCTGGGAAAAGAACTTGAGTTCTAAAttcttgtagaaaaaaaaactcagtaaTGGGAGAGTAGTAATTGTGCTGCGTGCACTAACCACCACTTAGCGACGACATTTAATTTCTTTGCACCCTGGGCGTATTTATCGATCTTAAACGATGCACTAGCTGATTAAAGGACACACACTTAATCAGGCTTAATGTGTCTTTTGCAAGCTGCGTGCCATAACAGCGCTGAGTGTTTTTCGCTGTACTGCTCTACATAAACTGCTCGCTGCGGGTGTATAAAAATCAGCTTGCAGAATGGACTGGTTTTCCATAGTTGCAATCTGTTTCTCACTTTCAGTCAAACGACAGCCTGGATTATGCATAACTTTCTGCTTTTATGGTATTGTCTGAAAACTAAAACCGCCTCGTGAATCTTTTGTTTTTGAGGATCTCCGTTCTTTGTTGTATGTCTTTTTAAACGAGAGCTTGACAGGCCTACGAGGGCTTTTTCTCACGGCATCACATTACAGGGAGGCAACGTCCTGTCAGCCTACCTCCATGACCGTCGTAGATCGGTGCTTTCCTTTGGATGTGAGAGCAGGAGAGCCCTATAAGAAATGACCCTAGAGATTCTGACTGGCATGCCTAGGTTTTAATGTTGAAATCATTCTAAGCCTGGCAAGCTAGATTTTCACTCACTTCAGCGTCCGCTCTGCAGATCTCACCTGCATAACAGTTCAGATTCAAACATTCCTTCCATAGCAGCAAAGACCATCCTTGTGCATAAAAATATACACTGCATAGGTGACCACGTAAATACGAGGGTAGGCTATGAATCTATCGAGGTAAGCTTGGACGAATGTGATTAGTCCTATGACGAAAAAGAAGACAGCCCTGGCTAAACACTGAGGTTTCCATAGGCACTCGGTGGAATGCAGTTTTGCAGCAATTGCGCATGCGCTATTGATGCGGCTTAGCTtgtgtgggagtaaaaagggttAAGCTGCCCCCTAGCGCACTTTCGTTTAAGGGCAGGGTATGATGCTCAAGCTCaggagtagatttcgatcactgAATATACGGAATGGTTACTCTTGGCATATCGGAGGTCTTGAGATTAACAATAGACACTTTTAGcataccgtttaccgtgttaccatTACCGTCACCGtggtaccgggagcccgcgcgccgtcccggcgcatgcgcagatcacctAGATGCGGCCATATGGCGCCAGGTACCTGGCAGCGACCCCAAGCcttccgcatcgggaccaatcagcgcatgcttACTGCCGGTGGGCGGGATTCCCGTACTCTGGtcacggtaacggtaacacggtatgctaaaggtgtctatcgACACCTCAATTGAAATTACTGATAAAAGCTTCGCAACTGCTGGAACTTAGCATGTTTTGTACAGGTAATTTTTTTTACCAACCGTAAGCattccgtatttttagtgatgAAAATAAACCCAGTGTTTAGGCAGTGCCGTACCCTGCTCCTAAAAACGAGTGCGGAAGAGAACTGCTCACTCCCTTTTACTCCTGTGCAGACTAATTTGGGTTAAGAATgtgaatttattttttgcactTGAACTGTGCCTCTAGTGAATATGTGTGTCGTTAAGTTTAGCATAATACTTGCTATACACCTTTTCATGTTTGCCCCTCTGGGCGCAGCTGTACTGCCACTTCTCTGTGGCAGCAGTGTTCTGATTGGTGGATTTAGCCGAAGTAGCTTACTCGACATTCGTGGCACAGCTCAGAATGCACGTGAGCTCTGACAGCACACCTTTCCCCGCAGCTGTGTTTTTGTTGGTTCGTGCCCAAGGAAAGTAACCACACAATGAAATTAAGTCCTGTTTGTACAATCTAGATTTTCTAGGATGATCTCGCAATGTCCTTTTTCATGTCCTCGCACTACTAGCGTTACATAAATGTGGGCAAGAAGATCGGAAACCATACAGAAAACGAAATCTCTGTAAACGTAGACTGAAAACTAGCGCAGGTCATTTTCACTTCAGAAGTATGAAGACCTACCGCCGGCACATCAAAAGTGCAATGACGCTACCGGCATTTGTTTTCTACCGGCTGAAGGTTTTGCCTTTCCAGTTGCCCTGTTCACCTGCAATTTGACGCTGATTTTGTTACGAGTTTCGTTCGCGTTACTTGAAAACTGCTGCCGAAACGAGCGCGACCACTGCGCAGGTTGAGCGGACTCCCAAAGGCGTCCTGGATTGGCTCCGCGACCCGAGCAGTCAGGTTAACCGCTGGTACATCCTCGTGGACATGTCGCTGTCCCTCTTTGGCGCCGTCATGCTGCTGGTGTCCGCGTGGCTGTCGGCGGTCGAGATCCTCAGTGGCATCTCGTCGGTGCTCGGCTGCATACTCATCAGCATCATCGTGCTGCTTGCGGGCCTCATCTGCGTCGCCGACATCTACCTCATGGtgcgccaccaccaccaggcgCTCATCCAGTGGCGCCAGAACAACTGGGGCGTGCGCCTTGTGCTCCCGAACAGCCTGCCCGAGGTCGCCGGGTCTGCAGACGCTAGGGGCCTCCCACTGGGACTACCGCCTCCGCCGCCTTCCGAGCCACCCATTCCGTTGTCGTTCTCCCTCAACAGCACGACCGCTGCCAGCAGCGACGCCACGACGACGACGACTGCGGCGACCCAGCAGGATTGGCAGGCAACGAATCATCTTGTCGCGTGAATCGCACCGCGGCTGGGCATGTGCCCACGACGGTGCGTCCGCGGGCGTTAGTGGCCTGGACAAGAAGGCGGTGGGAAGATATTGGACAAGCGACAAGACCAATACATCGTTTTATCGTTGACGTCATGAATTTGTCGTGCTGTAGCCGTTGCCACGGTGGTTCTCAGCGTACCCGGAAGGAAAAGCAAGAAACTTACGTTAACGAGCGACGGTTTACGGGCACCGTGGATAGAGGACAAAATTTGACTCCTTGTAACCGATGGCCTAAGGCAGGAAGTACTAGATGCCCCCCCGGCGAACGTATCCCGTATCAGCCTCCTCCCGACATGAGTAGCGAGCGCCGGCGAAGAAAGAATTCCTCCGAATAAAGCGCCGGTCGACATGAAAAGCACCCGTTCGAATTGTTACACGCTCAGAATACCTATGTCCAAAAACGTGCCCGCAATGTGGCCTGCGCTGCATCTGCATCTTAGCTATGCGGACCCATATGTCATTATCAGATGGAAATTGATATACTTCGTGTGACTGTTTAACATTGGTCGTGACTGACACTACGAAACGTATCCATATTCAAATGCTTCGGTGTAGTGACAAGAAGAAAAGGCAAGGTCAGTTTTGTTTACGGCCTTTATATACCCAAGGAGGCGAAAATGCGTGTTTTTGGCAACTGCTTAGACACCACCGGTACCTTCTGTATAAATCTGCTCGCCGCATCATCTCGCAATAAACTGCTCCAACGATGGTTGTATCTGCCCGACGCCAGCAAACTGCGGCCACGCAGACATTTAATAAATCTCGCACAGATGTAATCTGTTGAAAATTTTTGCGATGTCTTGCGGAAAATATTCGCAACATTATTGCACATTATAAGTGTTCCAGAAAAGTTTGATATGAAGAGGCATTAAAACGtatgcagaattttttttcttctgcaatgaAGATTAGGTATGCTTTGGGCTGAGTGAACTAGTAGgcctgccgcgatggctcagtggtttttgGCGTTACGCTGCTCaaacaattctggaaaaaaacatttttgaatgGAAACCAATTTATGAAcggatatttttttatttattgtaagGTTTTACTATGACAATCCATATATACGCGGATTTTCCGTCTGAAGGCTTCCATTTTTGCTATTGTTTTTGCTACTTTCAAAAGCGCTCCCCAGCTGTTTCTATGCCAGTATTAACTGCGATATtggaaatattttgctacacattGCAAGAATGAACTATTAACTTTAATATTTCGATGACAATACCTTCAAGTTTTGcaatattcaaaatatttgtccaAGGATGTTGGCcatggtcgcgggttcgatcccgacctcaGCGACGgtatttcgataaaggcgaaatacGAAAACAcccttgtgttgtgttgtgtcaGAGCAGGCCTGGGAGGTTTaaattaatacggagccctccactacggcgttcctcatagcccgtgtgCTGCATTGGGACATTAAATCCCACAATTCATTTACAGATGCGTCTGTACTGTGTATTCTCTCCGCTACAGGGTAGCTAACGGATGTTGCAACCGAGAACTATCGTGCTCAACCATTATCCAATGTTAGTGCTATTGGtctatggtttatggcggtttaacgccccaaatcgactcaggctgtAAGGCacaccttagtggagggctctgaaaatttcgactacccggggttctttaacgtgcactgacatcgcacagtaaacgggcctctaaaatttcacctccatcgaaattcgaccgccgttgCCGAGTCAaactcgcgtctttcgagtcagcagccaagcaccatgcataaccactgagccaccgcggtggctgctaATGCTATTGGGTTAAACCAGCAAGTGGGCGCTGTACAATTTGCCCAGGGCCCTTATTTTGTAGCATTTTATTTGGTTGTTGTGCACAGGCACGGGCATGAGTAAACGGAGCGCGGGATTCCGTTTTAGGTGTAATCACACCTTCCCTGTCGGAAATGAAGAAgcatttgtcatcatcatcatcatcatttattttacccttaaAGGTTTCTAtcgaggcattacataagggggacaACGAGAAAGCGCACTGGCGTCCCCTATCAGCATGCATGCACATGCCATagcacagcgggcatgcgcagcaactaAAAGGAAAGTCATGGAAGACCGGTAGCAGCGCCAAACCTCGAGGGAACACATAATCATAGGTACAAGAAATACAACATAAAGCTATAAGCTAAAAGGCAGggcgcaaacaagaacaaaagcaTAATACTCTAGTTAGAAATTCCTACGACACGACGCTCCTTATCGCTTAACAACaccgatggggtgctgacacagtaATATCCTTTTTCGGCGGTCTCACCAGCTGTTTCGCTGAAATGCTTATGAAGGATTGTTGTTCTTCCCAAAAaaccacgttccttacactgttggcaatcacagCCGTGTATGCCTAGATAGCGGGATGCCCGGATGACTATTGCTGTGTTCTATGAGCCCCTCGTTGAGACATCtgcccgtttggccaatgtaggctcggccacagagcaaaggCATACGTAGACTACGCCTTTCGCGCACTCTACAAAAGATTGCCTGTGCATAACAGTGCAGGAATTGCTCGCAGTAACGGTGGAATTCACCTTCTTGCACAGTTTTGATAGCTTCTgtggtgcggaaaacaccacatgcacacctgctcttttccctattttctcgagctggtgggcgatggtgggCATGTAAGGTAGTACCGCCACATTTTTTCTCCAATCTGTGTCAGCTCCGCCGTTGTCTGGTGCcacttccctgctttctttgagcatgttctcggCAACCGATAACAAGAGTGTACATGGCTAGCCAGAGCCGCTcaaccgggtcacctggctagagAACGCAGAATCCAGTCGATGCTCACATGATTTCGTGAGATCACTGCAAAAGCAAGACTTTACAATTGCccgtttcactagttttgagtgggctgaactaaaaggaagaaaaggcttgtttcctcacggttcataagcccaacacacatggtcagcagaaaaataaatgcccAGATCAAGAAGTCTGATGAATTTGTTCACAGCCGCTTCATGCGTCAGgattagtggttgaaggcattcGGAAAACATCGACAAGATACTGAACATATTAGCCTGATCGGACATATTTTGTGCGTTGGTAAAAACGAGAAAATATGTTTCatatatgttgatgattttcttgTTTTTACCAACGCACAAGATATGTCCGTTCAGGCTAATATGTTCAGTATCTTGTCGATGTTTTCTAAATGCCTTGAACCACTAATCCAGACGCATGATGTTGCTGTGAAcaaattcatcagatttcttgatgtGGGCATTTATTGTTCTGCTGACCATTTGTGTTTGGCTTATGCATCAACCGCGAGGCAACAAGCTACTACCGGTCttccatgactttccttttcgtggctgcgcatgcccgctgtactctatatgtattcgctgcgcgcagcaataaacgttcttgaagtcggcgctttgtggtgtctcccctcgtgtccgtgtccGGCTTTGCGCTGTGAATGGAAGCGAAATTAAAGCACTGCCATACGACAATTATTTGCCCGAGACAGAAGTAGCGCTGATTAGGCTCGTCAGGCATGTGAAACGCGGCGTCGTGCTTCGTCATTAGTAGGCGCCTGCGCCAATCCACCAGCGCGACATGGGCGTGAGGTATTGcacaggaggaaaaaaaaattaatggccaaaaaaaaagctgttggCTGAGCTGGTGCTTggagtcctcagtccaggaccccAGTGGCCTTGGCCGACGAGCGCACTAGTTGAATGAGCGCTCGTTGGCTCACCAAGGTGACGCTGGTCAGTTGTACCGCCCGGTGCTCGAGTAACGCGTCCGGTGCCTGTAAATGTTACGGCTTGGCCTGGCACCCCCATGATATATGAGTGTGTCGGACTAGCGCTGCAGCAAGGGCGGTTGTTTTGGTATTGGGTGAAGTGGAGTTTGTGGAAACTAGCAAGGTttggaaaaaaatatttgtttcaaTTTGACCCAAGGCGTAGGCTCTCTCTGAGGTGAGGCGCCTGCTTGGTTGTGGGTAAATCTGGCGGTGGAGACTCTGGGTCTCGAGGCGTCCGGAATGCGTGGGTGGCAGTCAGGCAAGGTGAGAGAAGGCAGCTCTGCTCGGTTGGTAAGGTCGCCAGCTAAACCGATAAACCTCTCTTCCCATCGAGGCTGTCGTGTCCTCGAGCGTTTTAGAGCGCTAGCTCTTCTTAGCTACTCCCCCAGTTTGGCGCCGTCGGCGTCCGCAGAGCCATCCGTAGCGCACATTGAAAG
Coding sequences within it:
- the LOC144094895 gene encoding uncharacterized protein LOC144094895, whose translation is MLQTKTGKIAEFGLKSLRTKNVPGKLPGAGTKIVDANSSSPAKRKRTRLRAGLKERRGRRKGDAAAGVRTGEAMAWSEGQPEQDSSRPAAVGGRANSTQDGSDHADESSSMAESGMCRICFRGSRAGSLLSPCNCRGTIGLVHKECLEEWLSRRNTDECNICSYQFKVERTPKGVLDWLRDPSSQVNRWYILVDMSLSLFGAVMLLVSAWLSAVEILSGISSVLGCILISIIVLLAGLICVADIYLMVRHHHQALIQWRQNNWGVRLVLPNSLPEVAGSADARGLPLGLPPPPPSEPPIPLSFSLNSTTAASSDATTTTTAATQQDWQATNHLVA